A genomic window from Pirellulaceae bacterium includes:
- a CDS encoding mandelate racemase/muconate lactonizing enzyme family protein: MKISAVNLFPLRGATPDGGWDEKLLNEEQNLHTLVEVITDEGISGVGSVFTSAKLVEGAIDVFRPFLLGASALDPAATCETLHQHSFWQGRGGAVTHAISGIDIALWDILGKATNQPISRLLGGRYRETIKPYGSLLMADPDLMRARLETALERGFRAFKIGWGPFGRESRQTDEAIVKVARDTVGSEIELMVDAGGSDGFWPHGYKWAINTARMLADYDITWFEEPLRPDDIDGYVTLTQHSPVPIASCEVLTRRQAFLPWIERHAVDYIQPDVTKVGGISEQHRIGQAADDHSILMIPHGWNTAIGLAADLQLVAAAGNARWVEYITPAPYIEELMAEPITFAGDGSIQIPSKPGLGINWNHDAVEKFSGRRLQSQS, from the coding sequence ATGAAAATCTCTGCGGTCAACCTATTCCCACTCCGTGGCGCAACTCCCGACGGCGGATGGGACGAAAAGCTGCTCAACGAAGAACAAAATCTACACACGCTGGTGGAAGTCATCACTGACGAGGGGATCAGCGGCGTTGGCAGCGTCTTTACCTCAGCGAAACTCGTCGAAGGAGCCATCGACGTCTTTCGCCCATTCCTCCTCGGCGCCTCCGCACTCGACCCAGCAGCGACCTGTGAAACGCTCCATCAGCATAGCTTCTGGCAAGGACGAGGTGGCGCCGTAACCCATGCGATCTCTGGGATTGATATCGCCCTCTGGGATATTCTGGGAAAGGCAACCAACCAACCCATTAGTCGTCTCCTCGGCGGAAGATACCGTGAAACAATCAAGCCCTACGGATCCTTACTGATGGCTGATCCGGACCTGATGCGTGCAAGATTGGAGACCGCACTCGAGCGAGGCTTTCGAGCATTTAAGATCGGCTGGGGGCCGTTCGGACGCGAAAGTCGCCAAACCGATGAGGCCATCGTTAAAGTAGCGCGCGATACGGTTGGCTCGGAAATCGAGTTGATGGTCGATGCGGGGGGCAGCGATGGTTTCTGGCCACATGGCTACAAATGGGCGATCAATACAGCGCGCATGCTGGCCGACTACGACATCACATGGTTCGAAGAACCACTTCGGCCAGACGACATCGATGGCTACGTCACACTCACTCAACATTCCCCCGTGCCGATTGCCTCCTGTGAGGTACTCACCCGCCGCCAGGCATTTCTCCCCTGGATTGAGAGGCACGCGGTGGACTACATTCAACCGGATGTAACTAAGGTGGGCGGTATCAGCGAACAGCACCGCATCGGACAGGCTGCTGATGACCATTCGATTCTCATGATACCTCACGGATGGAACACAGCGATTGGCCTCGCCGCCGACCTTCAGCTGGTCGCGGCCGCTGGCAATGCACGATGGGTGGAATACATCACTCCAGCTCCCTACATTGAAGAACTGATGGCTGAACCGATTACCTTTGCCGGGGATGGCTCCATCCAAATCCCCAGCAAACCGGGACTCGGTATCAATTGGAATCATGACGCGGTCGAAAAGTTTAGCGGCCGCCGACTTCAGAGCCAAAGCTAA
- a CDS encoding SMP-30/gluconolactonase/LRE family protein gives MIHLNRIFTVSLIVVCMWGDAMCADTQELTAEGAKVAQLADGFLFTEGPAVDEKGNVYFTDIPNSRIHRWSTDGQLSTFREGTGRANGLYFDRDGNLLCCEGGARRLTSVTPSGKATVLVDQFNGKKLNSPNDLWIDPRGGIYFTDPRYGDMSGLEQGGFFVYYRSPNGKSVTRVIDDLVKPNGVVGTADGKTLYVADAGDDKTYAYEIGEDGALENRQLAAPEGSDGLTLDELGNLYLTHGGVKVYSAQGELVLTIPTPESPANVVFGGKDRKTLFITARKGFYAIPMKVRGQSTKSD, from the coding sequence ATGATCCACTTGAATCGGATTTTCACGGTGAGCCTAATCGTTGTGTGTATGTGGGGGGATGCGATGTGCGCCGATACACAGGAACTCACAGCAGAAGGAGCGAAAGTAGCTCAGTTGGCGGACGGATTTCTGTTTACAGAAGGTCCTGCAGTTGACGAGAAAGGAAATGTCTATTTTACCGATATTCCAAATTCACGCATTCATCGTTGGTCCACCGATGGGCAGTTGTCGACCTTCCGTGAAGGAACCGGACGCGCGAATGGATTGTACTTTGATCGCGATGGAAATTTACTTTGTTGCGAGGGCGGTGCCCGACGGCTCACATCGGTTACGCCTTCCGGTAAAGCCACCGTGCTGGTCGATCAATTCAATGGAAAGAAACTTAATAGCCCCAATGATCTCTGGATTGACCCTCGTGGCGGAATCTATTTCACTGATCCGCGATATGGTGATATGAGCGGACTCGAACAGGGTGGGTTCTTTGTTTATTATCGCTCTCCAAATGGGAAATCCGTAACTCGCGTGATCGATGACCTTGTCAAGCCGAATGGCGTTGTTGGGACAGCGGATGGGAAGACACTTTATGTAGCTGATGCGGGCGACGACAAAACCTACGCTTATGAAATCGGAGAGGATGGAGCCCTGGAGAATCGACAACTTGCGGCGCCGGAAGGATCGGATGGCCTCACGTTGGACGAGTTGGGGAATCTTTATTTGACACATGGCGGTGTAAAGGTCTACAGCGCTCAAGGCGAGCTGGTCTTGACGATCCCAACTCCGGAAAGCCCCGCAAATGTTGTCTTCGGAGGAAAGGATCGAAAGACGTTGTTTATCACCGCCCGCAAAGGTTTCTATGCGATTCCCATGAAGGTTCGTGGGCAATCAACAAAATCGGATTAG
- a CDS encoding DUF5722 domain-containing protein: MASDLNFYVAFWKTIHSFCSHLCYTCLACFFFTSSLAAAEPSASTEKYPQAASKKGLQVEIIDDALALGVKHAALNVNLSQLIDPNIDRADDRPSWQTPDRIYYFKRAYLNSLDRNIKALSDQDVIVNLIILVSHTGDASVDRLMIHPQYDPKAPNRLGAFNAETVEGQQWLSATMEFLANRWSRPDQQFGRVAGYILGNEVNSHWWWSNMGHVTMQEFANNYLAATRLAHAAIRRHNAWARVYISLEHHWNIYFPSGAASQAFAGKPFLDYFAQQARAGGDFDWHVAFHPYPENLFEPRFWNDKTALPKADTPRITFKNLEVLTSYLRRAELRYAQQPRRVILSEQGFHTPDGDDGERVQAAAYCYAYKKVEALPGIDAFILHRHVDHPHEGGLRLGLRRFQPSEKDPRPPKLIYNCFRVADTPDWEAAFEFALPIVGRDDW; the protein is encoded by the coding sequence ATGGCCAGCGATCTCAACTTTTACGTCGCGTTCTGGAAAACAATCCATTCCTTCTGCAGTCATCTTTGTTACACCTGTTTGGCTTGTTTCTTTTTCACCAGTAGTTTGGCTGCAGCAGAACCATCTGCCTCCACCGAAAAATATCCACAAGCGGCATCGAAAAAGGGACTCCAAGTAGAAATCATTGACGATGCCTTAGCGCTTGGCGTCAAGCATGCGGCGTTAAACGTTAATCTCTCTCAGCTAATTGACCCCAACATCGATCGCGCTGATGACAGACCGTCCTGGCAAACACCCGATCGCATCTATTATTTCAAGCGTGCCTACCTCAACTCACTCGACCGCAACATCAAGGCCCTCTCTGACCAGGATGTGATTGTCAACTTAATCATCCTCGTCTCTCATACCGGCGATGCCTCGGTTGACCGACTAATGATCCACCCACAATATGATCCGAAAGCACCCAATCGGCTCGGCGCTTTCAATGCGGAAACGGTGGAAGGTCAGCAATGGCTATCAGCCACGATGGAATTTTTGGCTAATCGATGGTCGCGCCCCGATCAACAGTTCGGCCGTGTCGCCGGCTACATCCTTGGCAACGAGGTGAATTCCCATTGGTGGTGGAGCAATATGGGTCATGTGACAATGCAGGAGTTTGCCAACAACTACCTGGCCGCCACGCGACTGGCTCATGCGGCCATTCGACGCCACAACGCTTGGGCGCGAGTCTATATTTCTCTGGAGCATCACTGGAACATTTATTTCCCTAGTGGAGCCGCATCGCAAGCGTTTGCCGGCAAACCGTTTCTCGATTATTTTGCGCAGCAGGCTCGTGCTGGGGGTGACTTTGACTGGCATGTCGCCTTCCATCCTTACCCTGAAAATCTTTTTGAGCCACGTTTCTGGAATGACAAAACAGCCCTCCCTAAGGCCGACACTCCGCGAATCACCTTTAAAAATCTCGAAGTGCTAACTTCCTACCTTCGCCGAGCGGAGTTGCGTTACGCGCAGCAGCCACGAAGAGTAATCTTGAGCGAACAGGGATTTCATACCCCCGATGGAGACGATGGCGAACGTGTCCAAGCTGCCGCTTATTGCTATGCCTACAAGAAGGTTGAGGCACTACCCGGCATCGATGCTTTCATCCTGCATCGACATGTCGACCATCCCCATGAAGGCGGACTACGGTTAGGATTGCGACGTTTCCAACCTAGCGAAAAAGATCCTCGGCCTCCCAAGCTGATCTACAACTGCTTCCGAGTCGCCGATACGCCGGACTGGGAGGCTGCGTTCGAATTCGCACTGCCAATCGTTGGGCGCGATGATTGGTAA
- a CDS encoding SPFH domain-containing protein — protein sequence MTILSAFLAGIIVYVFIRVILTGFYIVRPNERAVLTSFGRATRLPNNPPATPHLSDDEHERYNYPAVHVIRPGGPYFKWPWQKAHKVNVSTQAVDLVWDPSKSQTTIEAVTKDNLTTGVNGQIRFRVSESNLYAYLFGVASPLEHVMGYFISILRERIAVFVDPKGPPLVNKQENLSDSDEASLPELSEGVSINDLRKNLPTLNTYMEQQCESTPGRYGVELDAALITSIDPPQEVDRALSAINSTRNQVAADISTAKADSEQQITMSKRAVEIAANNAHAEVAPLKELATTLLSIKQEGGANAVQAYLRNMRIPLLKQTKRIVTTTTNPVK from the coding sequence ATGACCATCCTTTCAGCTTTCTTGGCTGGCATTATCGTCTACGTTTTCATTCGAGTGATCCTCACCGGTTTTTACATTGTGCGCCCGAACGAACGTGCCGTACTCACATCTTTTGGTCGCGCCACACGGCTTCCCAACAACCCTCCGGCAACACCCCATTTATCAGACGATGAACACGAACGATACAACTATCCGGCTGTCCACGTCATTCGCCCCGGTGGTCCCTACTTCAAATGGCCTTGGCAGAAGGCCCACAAAGTCAACGTATCGACGCAGGCCGTAGATTTAGTTTGGGACCCTTCCAAATCCCAAACGACCATCGAAGCCGTCACCAAAGACAACCTTACAACCGGTGTTAATGGCCAAATCCGATTTCGCGTCAGCGAGAGCAATCTTTACGCTTATCTGTTTGGCGTCGCGAGTCCGTTAGAACATGTGATGGGTTATTTCATTTCGATCTTACGAGAACGCATTGCCGTCTTCGTCGACCCCAAGGGTCCACCATTGGTGAATAAACAGGAGAACCTCAGCGATTCTGACGAGGCAAGTTTACCAGAACTTTCAGAAGGGGTTTCCATTAACGATCTGAGAAAAAACTTGCCAACTCTCAACACCTACATGGAACAACAGTGTGAATCAACTCCTGGTCGATACGGCGTTGAACTCGACGCAGCTTTAATTACATCCATTGACCCTCCTCAGGAAGTCGATCGAGCGTTATCCGCCATCAACAGCACCAGAAATCAAGTGGCGGCGGACATCAGCACGGCCAAGGCGGACTCAGAGCAGCAAATCACGATGAGCAAGCGAGCGGTGGAAATAGCCGCCAACAACGCCCATGCCGAGGTGGCCCCCCTCAAGGAACTTGCCACCACACTGCTCTCAATCAAGCAGGAGGGAGGAGCCAACGCCGTTCAGGCTTACCTGCGAAACATGCGCATCCCACTCTTAAAACAAACAAAGCGAATCGTGACGACAACAACCAACCCCGTGAAATGA
- a CDS encoding SPFH domain-containing protein, with the protein MNPFEIVIPFAIGIVSIPLVLAMAQGLGLFTTVRECQSQVFTLFGKVIGTWDEPGLHFPIVQFGPRALLIPMFGKRHIVSTALRQHYLRGQMVNSEEGTPMGVGIWYEMQVNNPESYLFANANPEGSLQANVASSTISTLSNLEMDKMLEDRHSLSRNVRQSVSPLSEKWGYRLGSVYIRKVFFTDTQMVTNITDKVVKRLVQVTSAMKQDGENRVGLIRSETANKVSQKMAEAAATRPDVVGGAMNEISRQDPEIMNAVLEVMETNQYLESNAEINVIPENATVLLSS; encoded by the coding sequence ATGAACCCGTTTGAAATCGTAATTCCATTTGCAATTGGCATCGTCAGCATTCCGTTGGTACTCGCCATGGCCCAGGGACTCGGTCTGTTTACGACCGTTCGGGAATGCCAATCTCAAGTCTTTACCCTGTTCGGCAAGGTGATCGGAACGTGGGACGAACCGGGCCTCCATTTCCCCATCGTGCAGTTCGGGCCACGTGCCTTGCTGATTCCCATGTTCGGTAAACGACATATTGTGAGTACGGCCCTTCGACAACATTACTTGCGAGGGCAAATGGTCAACTCCGAGGAAGGAACTCCCATGGGAGTGGGCATCTGGTATGAAATGCAGGTGAATAATCCCGAGTCCTATCTATTCGCCAACGCCAATCCCGAAGGCTCTTTACAAGCAAACGTTGCGAGTTCCACCATTTCGACACTCAGTAATCTAGAAATGGATAAAATGCTGGAAGATCGCCACAGCTTGAGTCGTAATGTGCGGCAATCCGTATCACCGTTATCCGAGAAATGGGGATATCGCCTGGGCTCGGTTTACATTCGCAAAGTTTTCTTCACCGACACGCAAATGGTAACCAACATCACCGACAAGGTTGTCAAGCGACTCGTCCAGGTGACCAGCGCCATGAAACAGGATGGCGAGAACCGTGTGGGCTTAATTCGCAGTGAAACAGCCAACAAGGTTTCGCAGAAGATGGCTGAAGCTGCGGCAACGAGACCCGACGTGGTGGGTGGCGCCATGAATGAAATCTCGCGCCAAGACCCAGAGATCATGAACGCAGTTCTCGAGGTGATGGAAACAAATCAGTATCTCGAATCGAATGCCGAGATTAACGTCATCCCCGAAAACGCTACCGTGTTGCTTTCCAGCTAA
- a CDS encoding DUF1080 domain-containing protein — protein sequence MVNVVTAAEVIVAPPESGEMRSLFNGKDLAGWEGDPRLWTVKDGAIRGETTPDKKANGNTFLIWQDGKPKDFELRLSFRCNATNNSGIQYRSQKKNARNDWAVRGYQHEIRNQEKLPSVAGFIYDEGGKRGRICLVGEKATWGDQGKEIQGELITADEYKNLFKLNDWNDVVIIAEGNHIRHFLNGRQILDFTDSDQLALLEGLIALQLHGGSPMWVEFKDLRLKTID from the coding sequence ATGGTAAACGTGGTCACTGCTGCTGAAGTGATCGTGGCACCGCCCGAATCGGGGGAAATGCGGAGTCTGTTTAACGGCAAAGATTTGGCCGGCTGGGAGGGTGATCCGCGATTGTGGACGGTCAAGGACGGGGCCATTCGCGGAGAGACAACGCCCGACAAAAAAGCGAATGGGAACACCTTCTTGATCTGGCAGGATGGCAAGCCGAAGGATTTTGAGTTGCGCCTATCCTTTCGATGCAACGCCACTAACAATTCCGGCATTCAGTATCGATCACAGAAAAAGAACGCACGGAATGATTGGGCGGTCCGCGGTTACCAACACGAAATTCGAAATCAAGAAAAGCTGCCAAGTGTTGCCGGATTTATCTATGACGAAGGTGGGAAACGCGGTCGAATTTGTCTTGTTGGTGAAAAAGCTACCTGGGGAGATCAGGGCAAAGAGATCCAAGGTGAACTGATCACTGCTGATGAATACAAAAATCTGTTCAAGCTGAATGACTGGAATGATGTGGTGATTATTGCCGAAGGGAATCACATTCGGCACTTTTTGAATGGTAGGCAGATTTTAGATTTCACGGATTCTGACCAGTTGGCCTTGTTGGAAGGGTTGATTGCTTTGCAATTGCATGGTGGCAGTCCGATGTGGGTTGAATTCAAAGATTTGCGCCTCAAGACAATCGATTGA
- a CDS encoding aldo/keto reductase, whose translation MQYRYLGNSGLLVSRICLGTMTFGMSGWGCEQEEATAITNQFLDAGGNFIDTADMYSSGVSEEMLGTAIAGRKRDDLVLATKCWFRMGNSANAKGLSRKHIVEAVDASLRRLKTDYIDLFQVHGPDPHTPLEETLRALDDQVRSGKVRYLGCSNYFAWQIAKANGISDRNNWERFVSAQHMYNLLRRDVEREILPACVDQGMGMLCWSPLAGGMLCGKYDKSQGPSKDSRVGLRAEIDLPRYWNDESFEVIGELVQIARDVERTPAQVALAWLLKNKGVTAVIAGARNKQQIEASLLAGDWSLSDELYRRLSAKVPFTLGYPQDWIDITRSNVESDHVDEA comes from the coding sequence ATGCAGTATCGCTATCTCGGTAATTCTGGGCTGCTGGTTTCGCGGATTTGTCTTGGGACGATGACGTTTGGTATGAGTGGATGGGGTTGTGAGCAGGAAGAAGCTACCGCGATTACGAATCAATTTCTCGATGCGGGTGGCAACTTTATCGACACCGCCGATATGTACAGCTCAGGGGTTTCTGAGGAAATGCTCGGAACCGCCATTGCGGGGCGTAAGCGAGATGATCTTGTACTGGCGACGAAATGTTGGTTTCGTATGGGAAACTCTGCAAACGCCAAAGGATTGTCCAGGAAACATATTGTCGAAGCGGTCGATGCGAGTCTTCGTCGCTTAAAAACGGATTACATCGACTTGTTCCAGGTCCACGGTCCCGATCCACATACGCCCTTGGAGGAAACGCTCCGTGCCCTGGATGATCAGGTTCGTTCCGGAAAAGTGCGTTACCTCGGCTGTAGTAACTATTTTGCCTGGCAGATTGCCAAGGCGAACGGTATCAGCGATCGAAACAATTGGGAACGTTTCGTCAGTGCCCAACATATGTACAATTTGTTGCGTCGTGATGTAGAGCGTGAAATCCTGCCAGCGTGCGTTGACCAAGGTATGGGCATGTTGTGTTGGAGTCCTCTCGCCGGTGGAATGTTGTGCGGAAAGTACGACAAGTCTCAAGGCCCCTCAAAGGATTCTCGCGTGGGTTTGAGGGCAGAAATCGACCTGCCAAGATACTGGAACGATGAAAGTTTTGAGGTCATCGGCGAACTCGTCCAAATTGCTCGTGACGTCGAGCGGACGCCAGCTCAAGTTGCACTGGCTTGGCTGCTCAAAAATAAGGGGGTGACAGCTGTGATCGCTGGGGCACGGAACAAGCAGCAAATTGAGGCCAGTTTGCTCGCAGGTGATTGGAGTCTCTCGGATGAGCTTTATCGGCGATTGTCAGCCAAAGTGCCGTTCACCTTGGGCTATCCTCAAGATTGGATTGATATCACCCGGTCAAATGTCGAGTCCGACCACGTAGACGAAGCATAG
- a CDS encoding sulfatase-like hydrolase/transferase, translated as MLTTAPIALEAGTNPDSRPNILLIVTDDQAPQTLRAYGNTVCETPNIDRLAAQGMTLDGAYHMGSWAGAVCTPSRHMIMTGRTVWHIPDRARSRRNRKATGRNPNEGNSKSVPPNLAEQSLPAIFNRAGYDTFRTCKKGNSYEGANQQFTVRRDATKRGSEPANSSQWHADQTIQYLQERVQRNDQDPFLIFLGFSHPHDTRNGTAELLQKYGAENVKEPPTTLNPLAPTLQINYLPAHPFPHGHPGLRDEEKVSGVLKSRTESTIRNELGREYACIEHIDIQIGRVLKQLEDMGELKNTYVVFTADHGIAVGRHGLTGKQNLYEHTWRVPLIVQGPQIEPSTRSQGNVYLLDILPTLCDLTAVAIPKTVEGASFQTVLLGEQNTIREVLYGVYCGGTKPGIRSLRHGDWKLIKYDLLGGEIRQTQLFNLKSNPNELLLEHASPNVTALTGNHPNSDQRNLADDPRYAEVRQDLENRLFAEQRRLHDPYRLWDQPAP; from the coding sequence CTGCTCACAACGGCACCCATCGCGTTAGAAGCCGGGACGAATCCCGACAGCCGTCCGAATATCCTCTTGATTGTCACCGACGATCAGGCCCCTCAAACCCTTCGAGCCTATGGCAACACCGTTTGCGAAACCCCCAACATCGACCGCTTAGCTGCTCAGGGCATGACCTTAGACGGTGCCTATCACATGGGCTCTTGGGCTGGCGCTGTTTGCACTCCTTCGCGTCATATGATCATGACTGGCCGTACGGTCTGGCACATTCCTGACCGAGCGCGTTCCCGACGGAACCGAAAGGCAACCGGGCGTAATCCAAACGAGGGCAACTCGAAATCGGTGCCCCCCAATCTAGCCGAACAATCGTTGCCAGCCATTTTCAACCGGGCTGGATATGACACGTTTCGCACCTGCAAAAAAGGAAACAGCTACGAAGGAGCCAATCAACAGTTCACGGTCCGCCGCGACGCAACCAAACGAGGCAGCGAACCTGCAAACAGCAGCCAATGGCATGCGGATCAAACCATTCAATACTTACAGGAACGCGTGCAGAGAAATGACCAGGATCCGTTTCTTATATTTCTGGGCTTTTCACATCCCCATGACACGCGTAACGGAACAGCGGAACTCTTACAGAAGTATGGTGCAGAGAATGTCAAAGAACCACCGACAACCCTTAACCCTCTCGCTCCGACCTTGCAAATCAACTATCTGCCGGCCCATCCTTTTCCTCACGGGCATCCAGGATTACGCGACGAAGAAAAAGTTTCCGGCGTCCTGAAATCTCGAACGGAATCCACAATCCGCAATGAACTTGGACGTGAATACGCATGCATCGAACACATCGACATCCAGATTGGCCGGGTGCTCAAGCAACTCGAAGACATGGGGGAACTCAAAAACACTTATGTGGTTTTTACCGCTGACCACGGTATCGCCGTTGGAAGACACGGGCTGACCGGCAAACAGAATCTCTATGAGCACACGTGGCGCGTGCCGCTCATCGTGCAGGGCCCACAAATCGAGCCGTCGACTCGATCCCAAGGAAACGTTTACCTCCTTGATATCTTGCCGACCCTTTGCGATCTTACCGCGGTAGCAATCCCGAAAACGGTTGAGGGGGCAAGCTTCCAAACGGTCCTGCTAGGCGAGCAGAATACCATCCGCGAGGTGCTTTATGGCGTCTATTGCGGCGGCACCAAGCCAGGCATTCGTTCTTTACGTCACGGTGATTGGAAGTTGATCAAGTATGACCTACTCGGTGGCGAGATACGCCAAACGCAATTGTTCAACCTCAAGTCCAATCCCAACGAATTGTTACTGGAACACGCCAGTCCAAATGTCACCGCTCTGACGGGAAATCATCCGAATTCGGATCAGCGAAACCTGGCCGATGATCCACGATATGCGGAAGTGCGGCAAGACTTAGAGAATCGATTGTTCGCTGAGCAGCGTCGGCTTCACGATCCCTACCGACTTTGGGATCAACCGGCCCCCTAA
- a CDS encoding arylsulfatase, protein MHSNKPPANLLSIVLTLPLLTLVVSGLQAAELAGNRPNIILMLSDDMGYGQPGFTGGNPELTPNIDRLASQGLQLTQFYTHSVCAPTRGALLTGRYAFRNWMDWRSEDFGKPTYLNRLGLSLAVNQAGETTRRIHALDTNERTVAEALQEAGYFTALIGKWHCGEWLKEHLPMQQGFNHQYGHYAWGIDYNKFMIPHNAPVPFVVYDWHRNEQPLQETGYSTDLIAAETERVIAQQTTQQPFFIYVPFNAVHGPIDVVPRHTKRFTAREAALKCLDEAVGRIVAAVDRHGFTENTLVIFTNDNGGLTEESNRPFRGTKNTTYEGGVRVPCVMRWPGKFVAGKKHNGMMHITDFFPTLVNLADGSLQQPNPIDGIDMTEMLAHQTPSPRTEIIYEVSGSVRMPTLRQGDFKLMGDMLFNIVADPSEQTDVADQHPEMVQRMKLRLKKVGQERPPLGDKPLLMSPSLPYVYGRDENDTPPEWLIKQVKQVRSTQPKEWPAGKTPWPQAPRK, encoded by the coding sequence ATGCATTCAAATAAGCCACCTGCCAACCTTCTCTCGATCGTATTGACATTGCCCTTACTCACCCTTGTCGTCAGCGGGTTACAAGCTGCCGAACTGGCGGGTAATCGTCCGAATATCATCCTGATGTTGTCGGACGACATGGGTTATGGCCAACCGGGCTTCACAGGTGGCAATCCGGAACTCACCCCCAACATTGACCGGCTTGCATCCCAAGGTCTGCAACTCACACAATTCTACACGCATTCCGTATGCGCACCCACTCGCGGAGCTTTGCTGACAGGCCGTTATGCCTTTCGCAACTGGATGGATTGGCGTTCAGAAGATTTCGGCAAGCCTACCTATCTGAATCGGCTAGGTCTGTCGCTGGCCGTCAATCAGGCGGGAGAAACGACCCGTCGTATTCATGCACTTGATACGAACGAGCGGACAGTCGCGGAAGCATTACAAGAAGCCGGTTATTTCACTGCACTCATCGGAAAATGGCATTGCGGCGAGTGGTTGAAGGAACACCTTCCGATGCAACAAGGGTTCAATCATCAATACGGTCATTATGCCTGGGGTATCGATTACAACAAATTCATGATCCCCCACAATGCGCCGGTGCCTTTTGTCGTCTACGATTGGCACCGAAACGAACAACCGCTGCAGGAAACCGGCTATTCAACCGATTTAATCGCAGCGGAAACAGAACGTGTAATCGCCCAACAAACGACTCAACAACCGTTTTTCATCTACGTCCCCTTTAACGCCGTCCATGGACCGATCGATGTTGTCCCTCGACACACGAAGCGTTTCACTGCCCGTGAGGCCGCCTTAAAGTGTTTGGACGAAGCCGTCGGACGAATCGTTGCCGCTGTTGATCGCCATGGATTCACGGAAAACACTCTCGTTATTTTCACTAACGATAATGGTGGCTTGACCGAAGAAAGCAACCGCCCATTCCGAGGAACCAAGAATACAACCTATGAAGGGGGCGTGCGAGTTCCCTGCGTGATGCGTTGGCCCGGCAAGTTCGTAGCGGGGAAAAAACATAATGGAATGATGCACATCACTGACTTTTTCCCAACCTTGGTCAATTTAGCGGACGGCAGCTTGCAGCAACCCAATCCAATCGATGGTATCGATATGACTGAGATGCTCGCGCACCAGACGCCGAGCCCGCGAACCGAAATCATCTACGAGGTGAGCGGGAGCGTCCGTATGCCGACCTTACGGCAAGGTGATTTCAAATTAATGGGTGATATGCTCTTTAACATCGTTGCTGATCCCTCGGAACAGACTGACGTCGCTGACCAGCACCCTGAGATGGTTCAACGCATGAAGTTACGGTTAAAAAAGGTCGGCCAAGAGCGGCCCCCTTTGGGAGACAAACCACTCTTGATGAGTCCATCCCTCCCTTACGTTTACGGGCGGGACGAAAACGACACACCACCCGAATGGTTGATCAAGCAGGTTAAACAGGTCAGAAGTACACAACCGAAAGAATGGCCTGCGGGTAAGACCCCTTGGCCGCAAGCCCCCCGTAAATAG